TAGGCACTCTTAACAGTTTATATAGCTCAGCTGATGGCGGTGATGAAGAATTAGCACCTTTAAGTGAAAGCTTTAAAGAAGCATTGGCAACTATCCCTGAAAACCTACTAGGTATTGCCCCTGAAGATCCGTTATCAATTGATATCGGTAATGTAGAAAACATTGATTCAGCAGCCGAAGAGCTAGCAATTGATAAGTCTACATTCAGTGCTCTTCAAAAAGGGTTTAGCGGCCAAGTTGCAGCTTTCTCTTATTTACTCTTTATTCTGCTTTACACTCCATGTGTTGCTGCAATGGGCGCTCTGGTGAATGAATTTGGCGTTAAATGGGCTCGTTTTGCTGCATTATGGACTTTTGGTCTAGCCTATGGCACTGCGACTGTGGTGTATCAATTGGCAACAATTAATCAGCATCCAATACAGTCTGTTGCTTGGATCAGCTTTTTTGTAGCGGCGTTAGCGATTTTTTATCTGTGGCTGAAAAAGCAAGGTAGAAAAGCACAGCAAATTATTCCAGGGATTAAAATCATCACTGGTTAATATAATATAAAACTGGTTAAGTTTGCTTATAAACCCAGCAATTGCTGGGTTTATTGTTTTTTTCAACACTTTTTAGTTTACACTAGTTGTAACTGTGGATGATCTGTAGGATTATCTGATTTTTGACAATATTGCCATGTGTGCCAAGAGGATTTCCATGAGTCAAGTGGACACCGAAGTACGTCCAAGTAACTTCATTCGTAATATAATCGACGAAGATCTAAAGAGCGGTAAGCATGATCACGTGCATACTCGTTTTCCGCCGGAGCCTAACGGCTATTTGCATATAGGTCATGCTAAATCAATTTGCTTAAATTTTGGTATTGCAAAAGATTACCAAGGTGAATGTAATTTACGCTTTGATGATACAAATCCTGAGAAAGAAGATATCGATTATGTTAACTCTATTCAGGCTGATGTGCGCTGGTTAGGTTTTCAATGGTCTGGTGATATTCGTTATTCATCAAATTATTTTGATCAATTGCATCAATATGCCGTTGAGTTGATCACTAAAGGGTTAGCTTATGTGTGTTTTTTAAATGCAGAGCAAACTCGCGAATATCGTGGAACCTTGAAAGAGCCTGGGAAAAATAGTCCTTATCGTGATGTGGCTGTTGAAGAGAACCTCGCATTATTTGAAAAAATGCGCAAAGGTGAGTTCAAAGAAGGTGAATGTGCACTGCGTGCCAAAATCGACATGGCTTCACCGTTTATGTGTATGCGTGACCCTGTGATTTACCGAATTCGTTTTGCCCATCATCATCAAACGGGTGACAAATGGTGCATTTATCCAATGTACGATTTTACCCACTGCATTTCAGATGCGATTGAGAACATTACTCATTCTATCTGTACATTAGAGTTTCAAGACAACCGCCGTTTATACGACTGGGTGTTAGATCATTTAGATGATTTTCAAGCGCCAAACCGTACTCGTCAATATGAGTTTTCACGCTTAAACCTTGAATATACCTTGATGTCTAAGCGTAAACTAAACGATTTAGTGACTCGCAAATTAGTTGCGGGTTGGGATGACCCTCGAATGCCAACTATTGCGGGCTTACGTCGTCGTGGTTATACGCCTGGTGCGATTCGAGAGTTTTGTCAGCGTATTGGCGTCACCAAACAAGATAACTTGGTTGAAGTCGGTATGTTGACCGCCTGTATTCGTGAAGAGTTAAACGAACATGCGCCTCGCGCCATGGCTGTGCTGCGACCAATCAAAGTTGTCATTGAAAACTACCCTCATAACACACCAGAAACCATCTATGCTGCAGCACACCCAAACAACGAAGCTATGGGGACCCGTGAGCTATTTTTTGGCCGCGAGTTATTTATTGATGCTGAAGATTTTAAAGAAGAAGCTAATAAACACTTTAAACGTCTAGTATTAGGCAAAGAAGTGCGTTTACGTAATGCCTATGTAATTAAAGCTGAGCGTTGTGATAAAGATGCTGACGGTAATGTCACGACCGTTTACTGTACTTATGATAATGAAACCTTAGGTAAAAATCCTGCGGATGGACGTAAAGTGAAAGGTGTGATCCATTGGGTTGAAGCTAGCTCTGCTAAACCTGCAGAGTTCCGTCTCTATAACACATTATTTACCGATGCAAACCCAGCGGCTTTTGAGACTATCGATGAAGTGTTAAACCCGAACTCACTAACCGTTGTTCATGGCCTTGTAGAGCCAAGTTTAGCGGCTGCTCAAGCTGAAAAAGCTTACCAGTTTGAGCGTGAAGGTTACTTCTGTGCCGACAACAAAGACTCGTCAGCAGATCATTTAGTATTTAACTTAACGGTACCGCTAAGAGACTCATTTGCTTAGTTAACTGAATAATACATAAGGCGCTTTTTAGCGCCTTTTTTTTACCAAAAATAAAGAAATAACATGAAAATAGTCGCCGATGAAAATATGCCTTATGTCGAGGCTTTGTTTACCGATATTGCTGATATTACTTTAGTCAATGGAAGAAAGCTTACCGCAAACCAAGTCAAAGATGCTGATGTATTACTAGTTCGCTCTGTTACCAAGGTAAACCAAGCCTTAATACAAGATGCGACCAAACTTAAATTTGTAGGTAGTGCCACTATTGGGACTGACCATATTGATACCGATTATTTAGCACTGCGCGGGATTCCTTTTAGTAATGCCCCTGGCTGTAATGCCACAGCCGTGGGGGAATTTGTTTTTATCGCTTTGCTTGAACTAGCCAAAAAGCTACAGACTCAACTTAAAGGCAAAACCATTGGCATAGTTGGTGCAGGTAATACGGGAACCGCAGCAGCT
This Shewanella aestuarii DNA region includes the following protein-coding sequences:
- the glnS gene encoding glutamine--tRNA ligase, translating into MSQVDTEVRPSNFIRNIIDEDLKSGKHDHVHTRFPPEPNGYLHIGHAKSICLNFGIAKDYQGECNLRFDDTNPEKEDIDYVNSIQADVRWLGFQWSGDIRYSSNYFDQLHQYAVELITKGLAYVCFLNAEQTREYRGTLKEPGKNSPYRDVAVEENLALFEKMRKGEFKEGECALRAKIDMASPFMCMRDPVIYRIRFAHHHQTGDKWCIYPMYDFTHCISDAIENITHSICTLEFQDNRRLYDWVLDHLDDFQAPNRTRQYEFSRLNLEYTLMSKRKLNDLVTRKLVAGWDDPRMPTIAGLRRRGYTPGAIREFCQRIGVTKQDNLVEVGMLTACIREELNEHAPRAMAVLRPIKVVIENYPHNTPETIYAAAHPNNEAMGTRELFFGRELFIDAEDFKEEANKHFKRLVLGKEVRLRNAYVIKAERCDKDADGNVTTVYCTYDNETLGKNPADGRKVKGVIHWVEASSAKPAEFRLYNTLFTDANPAAFETIDEVLNPNSLTVVHGLVEPSLAAAQAEKAYQFEREGYFCADNKDSSADHLVFNLTVPLRDSFA